The DNA sequence TGCTTTGCGGCCACGTTGGTCGCACACAAGTGCAAGGTGCCGGTGCTACACCGCTTCGAAATGATGGGAACCGCAGAGGACGTGGAAGCCGTCCGTGCGGAACTGGCTGAATTCTGGAAGGACGAGGACACGTGCCACCAACGGTCACAGCTGCTGAGCCTGTAGCCCCGACGCACGCGTTGCCGGGGGAGACTGACTACCACGCGCTCAACGCGATGCTGAATCTGTACGACAAAGACGGCAAGATTCAGTTCGACAAGGACGTTCTGGCGGCTCGCGAGTACTTCTTGCAGCACGTCAACCAGAACACCGTCTTCTTCCACAATCAGGACGAGAAGCTCGACTACCTGATCCAGAAGGATTACTACGAGCGCGAGGTGCTCGACCAGTACTCCCGCAATTTCGTCAAGACGCTGCTCGATCGCGCCTACGCCAAGAAGTTCCGGTTCCCCACCTTCCTGGGCGCGTTCAAGTACTACACCTCCTACACGCTGAAGACCTTCGACGGGAAGCGCTACCTCGAGCGCTTCGAAGACCGTGTGGTGATGGTGGCGCTGACGCTGGCCGCCGGTGACACGACCCTGGCCGAGAAGCTGGTCGACGAGATCATCGACGGCCGATTCCAGCCGGCCACCCCGACCTTCCTCAACTCGGGCAAGAAGCAGCGCGGCGAACCGGTGAGTTGCTTCCTGCTGCGCATCGAGGACAACATGGAGTCCATCGGTCGTTCGATCAACTCCGCGCTGCAGCTGTCCAAGCGCGGCGGCGGAGTGGCGTTGCTGCTCACCAACATTCGTGAGCACGGCGCCCCGATCAAGAACATCGAGAACCAGAGCTCGGGCGTCATCCCGATCATGAAGCTGCTGGAAGACTCGTTCTCCTACGCCAACCAGCTCGGTGCCCGCCAGGGTGCCGGTGCGGTCTACCTGCACGCGCATCACCCCGACATCTACCGCTTCCTGGACACCAAGCGGGAGAACGCCGATGAGAAGATCCGCATCAAGACGCTCTCGCTGGGTGTGGTGATTCCCGACATCACGTTCGAGCTGGCGAAGAAGAACGAGGACATGTACCTGTTCTCGCCGTATGACGTCGAGCGCGTGTATGGCGTTCCGTTCGCCGACATCTCGGTCACCGAGAAGTACCACGAGATGGTCGACGACGCCCGGATCCGCAAGACCAAGATCAAGGCCCGCGAGTTCTTCCAGACGCTGGCCGAGCTGCAGTTCGAATCGGGCTACCCCTACATCA is a window from the Mycolicibacterium anyangense genome containing:
- the nrdE gene encoding class 1b ribonucleoside-diphosphate reductase subunit alpha codes for the protein MPPTVTAAEPVAPTHALPGETDYHALNAMLNLYDKDGKIQFDKDVLAAREYFLQHVNQNTVFFHNQDEKLDYLIQKDYYEREVLDQYSRNFVKTLLDRAYAKKFRFPTFLGAFKYYTSYTLKTFDGKRYLERFEDRVVMVALTLAAGDTTLAEKLVDEIIDGRFQPATPTFLNSGKKQRGEPVSCFLLRIEDNMESIGRSINSALQLSKRGGGVALLLTNIREHGAPIKNIENQSSGVIPIMKLLEDSFSYANQLGARQGAGAVYLHAHHPDIYRFLDTKRENADEKIRIKTLSLGVVIPDITFELAKKNEDMYLFSPYDVERVYGVPFADISVTEKYHEMVDDARIRKTKIKAREFFQTLAELQFESGYPYIMFEDTVNRANPIEGKITHSNLCSEILQVSTPSLFNEDLSYAKVGKDISCNLGSLNIAKAMDSPDFAQTIEVAIRGLTAVSDQTHIWSVPSIEQGNNDSHAIGLGQMNLHGYLARERIFYGSEEGIDFTNIYFYTVLYHALRASNKIAIERGSAFKGFEKSKYASGEFFDKYTEQVWEPATEKVRQLFADAGIRIPNQDDWLRLKESVQKHGIYNQNLQAVPPTGSISYINHSTSSIHPVASKVEIRKEGKIGRVYYPAPYMTNDNLEYYQDAYEIGYEKIIDTYAAATQHVDQGLSLTLFFKDTADTREVNKAQIYAWRKGIKTLYYIRLRQMALEGTEVEGCVSCML